The Eremothecium gossypii ATCC 10895 chromosome IV, complete sequence genome contains a region encoding:
- a CDS encoding cytochrome c oxidase subunit IV family protein (Syntenic homolog of Saccharomyces cerevisiae YNL052W (COX5A) and YIL111W (COX5B); 1-intron): MLRSSISRVVRVSPVRHAQTQAISKAAIADLHSRWEDLPAAEQNDIVAKLSERQKLPWKELTDTEKQAAWYISYGAWGPRRPVHGKGDAAFIAKGVALGVALTALCFGLVRMGAADAPKTMTKEWQLKSDEYLKSKNANPWGGYSQVQSK; the protein is encoded by the exons A TGTTGCGCTCGAGTATCTCCAGAGTCGTCCGCGTTTCGCCGGTCAGACACGCACAAACGCAGGCGATTTCAAAGGCTGCGATCGCAGACCTACACTCGCGGTGGGAGGATTTGCCAGCTGCTGAGCAGAACGACATTGTCGCCAAGTTGAGCGAGAGACAGAAGTTGCCATGGAAGGAGCTCACGGACACCGAAAAGCAGGCTGCGTGGTACATCTCCTATGGTGCGTGGGGTCCTAGAAGACCTGTGCATGGCAAGGGTGACGCTGCCTTCATTGCGAAGGGCGTTGCGCTTGGTGTTGCGCTCACTGCGCTATGTTTCGGTCTAGTCAGAATGGGCGCTGCTGACGCTCCAAAGACGATGACTAAGGAATGGCAGTTGAAGTCTGACGAGTACTTAAAGTCCAAGAACGCCAACCCATGGGGTGGTTACTCTCAAGTCCAGTCCAAGTGA
- the COG5 gene encoding Golgi transport complex subunit COG5 (Syntenic homolog of Saccharomyces cerevisiae YNL051W (COG5)), translating into MSDSAELQDFEVLLEDNFNHSQFARELIRAINNKFDTTKLDLYTPLKQVNYDIVEVDKRIDRIIKDEPLKLLEQLDKRKLGREKVGTTLKPSLDYLTASFERLQTAVLEPYEDALKLQSALGKIHQTSHLLRDALIYMHMAAQVESLPLQVKDPSRVSHLSTLFSQLRINLEQNPNLRSLQLIKKLEEGPLREKRGALLKYVLETLLGYCEDNHKLKHNLPEVQKLLVTLYSLSPREFSAVLDKVALKKIQASHQALTKTITAVRTLNTVMEDVVSNGVALHHLEKTLEEIPLETTTLHAEYISRKKYSSITANYWIQVANAYKREFEISYRRGGPVGKSLSNNAVFIRNTITESMKKGWNIDGLKEYQEALLASISILDNRRKT; encoded by the coding sequence ATGTCTGATTCTGCAGAACTGCAAGACTTTGAAGTGCTTTTAGAAGACAATTTCAACCATAGTCAATTCGCTAGAGAACTTATTAGAGCCATCAACAACAAATTCGACACTACGAAGCTGGACCTCTACACTCCATTGAAGCAAGTAAACTATGATATCGTTGAAGTAGATAAGAGAATTGATCGAATCATCAAAGATGAACCACTAAAGCTTCTGGAACAGCTTGACAAAAGGAAACTAGGGCGGGAAAAGGTGGGGACCACCTTGAAACCGAGTCTGGATTATCTCACGGCTTCATTTGAAAGACTCCAAACAGCAGTCTTAGAGCCCTATGAAGATGCTTTGAAGCTACAGTCCGCCCTTGGAAAGATCCATCAGACCTCTCACTTGTTGCGGGACGCCTTGATTTATATGCATATGGCCGCACAGGTAGAGTCGCTACCGCTACAGGTTAAGGACCCCTCGCGTGTGAGCCATTTGTCGACATTGTTCTCACAACTGCGCATAAACTTGGAACAGAACCCGAACCTTAGGTCACTACAGTTGATAAAGAAGCTAGAAGAGGGTCCACTGAGAGAGAAGCGTGGCGCCCTACTAAAATACGTGTTAGAAACTCTGCTCGGGTATTGCGAGGACAATCATAAGCTTAAGCATAATCTTCCCGAGGTTCAGAAGCTTCTGGTTACGCTATACTCTCTATCGCCGAGGGAATTTTCCGCCGTTCTAGATAAAGTGGCTCTTAAGAAGATACAGGCATCTCATCAGGCGTTAACGAAGACGATAACTGCAGTTAGAACTCTCAATACAGTAATGGAAGATGTCGTAAGTAATGGCGTTGCACTCCATCATTTAGAAAAGACACTGGAAGAAATACCGCTGGAAACCACAACTCTTCACGCTGAATACATATCCCGGAAGAAATACTCATCAATAACAGCCAATTACTGGATACAAGTGGCGAACGCATATAAACGTGAATTCGAGATATCATACCGTAGGGGTGGACCAGTAGGAAAGTCGTTGTCAAATAACGCTGTGTTTATAAGGAACACTATTACTGAAAGTATGAAAAAGGGTTGGAATATAGATGGGCTAAAAGAATATCAAGAAGCATTACTCGCGTCTATTTCCATTTTAGATAATAGAAGGAAGACATGA
- the HOS4 gene encoding Hos4p (Syntenic homolog of Saccharomyces cerevisiae YIL112W (HOS4)) codes for MSDQDKQDGTGQVKKRSLSSYLLNVSARKAELENLAKHEKDGPISASIGDRNEAANAGGIDDSPNQQGSGGQQASEERPAMPAINAEELEGGTSQELLARGDKNAKAVSEDVSVAAGALETQKPARWQECGGENGTVEKEQDDPREPHGTVMHAEGTAPGGAASVASDAVDDERAQQRSEVLDAVGPWVESQRIDSVTTAGWAKNDEQESSLSEIDSDAPTEPASPPKPRLGRLVRGDQLGSAPSNAKWHTRPAAATHDSDSELSDLADLKPVPLSSSILHGESSPTKAQSAVSSSPKKALPHPAHSTYSKSNSSSSKKMKHVAVSKIVKPRKGVYRDAGGRTRLQVACDKGKYDLARKLIEEGYDVNDQDNAGNSPLHEAALNGHLEVVKLLIRHGANVNIQSYEMFKDTPLIDASANGHLDVVRELLQNGADPTIVNAKGLTAIESIEDDSDLDEEEVQIVREIKALLRKSARKHKKEDGDVKSLPQRSKAKEGHSEEDESVQGSAAFDKDFYWTDITSKLGKEKLFRASKEGRLAYVGAYLENGGHADFRSFMESVKFGHEDIASLFLAFGAQVNAVGRDGQTALMAAVGRGHLNTVKLLLEAGADPTKRDKDGHSVLYYARHSPLGLVDDKELTKLRDAILENNGVLSEEDKLCLDKDHGKTTPLNVKLEEQEALTQIKSSSNVKEKLPEKPESPLHSTKANPTKERIGSSPTYHLSPKSEKTREQTPMRAHISEHEVVTDDEKGDYSSVKVKKRRIGSPSAAAASDDRSYRPATSEKARTASPHKLKRSVSAVSISSDTAESGTKRSKLEGLSSTHSQQQETPEERDARLKREEQYKLKRLESKRKKEQEFLQKLADDERKREEEKERAEQERRRQQEEERLRKTQQEQLLRDQQEIEKRIAIRDQYPLGLKLVDFQNHTDYNRYLPVPYIVREGARYLLDLHAAVLCKNPEISRGATRAVPVAPENLPQLWNIYKFLFLYGGYGPGHYLVDFSHLSLEEQLQLEHQEYLRFVRIPLHWLPYDDIPWPSSELRTAVDASMRELQLLAPPHVAPAPLDLSRTPQSVPSAPTPAKFRHRPAIAVWLSGVTSLW; via the coding sequence ATGAGTGATCAGGATAAGCAAGATGGCACCGGTCAGGTCAAGAAGCGGTCGCTGAGTAGCTATCTTTTGAACGTTAGTGCGCGGAaagcggagctggagaaTCTCGCGAAGCATGAAAAAGACGGACCCATATCTGCGAGCATTGGTGATCGGAACGAGGCCGCCAATGCTGGTGGGATAGATGACAGTCCAAACCAGCAGGGTAGCGGGGGCCAGCAGGCGAGCGAAGAACGACCAGCGATGCCCGCGATCAACGCCGAAGAATTAGAAGGCGGGACTTCacaggagctgctggcacGCGGCGACAAGAATGCGAAGGCCGTTTCGGAAGATGTCAGTGTTGCAGCGGGCGCGCTAGAAACACAGAAGCCGGCGCGGTGGCAAGAATGCGGGGGTGAGAATGGAACTGTGGAAAAGGAACAGGACGATCCAAGAGAGCCACACGGCACGGTTATGCACGCGGAAGGAACCGCACCCGGCGGCGCTGCTAGCGTCGCCTCGGATGCGGTGGACGACGAGCGAGCTCAGCAGCGGAGCGAGGTGCTGGATGCTGTAGGCCCGTGGGTTGAGTCGCAGAGAATTGACTCCGTTACAACGGCGGGGTGGGCGAAGAATGACGAGCAGGAAAGCTCGCTTAGCGAGATCGATAGTGACGCGCCGACAGAGCCAGCCTCTCCTCCGAAACCGCGTCTAGGGCGGCTAGTACGCGGAGACCAGCTCGGGTCTGCTCCCAGCAACGCGAAGTGGCATACCAGgcctgcggcggcgacaCACGATTCCGATTCGGAACTTTCAGATTTAGCGGATCTCAAACCAGTGCCGCTTTCGAGCAGCATATTGCATGGGGAATCTTCGCCGACAAAGGCGCAGTCGGCTGTTAGCTCATCACCAAAGAAGGCATTACCTCATCCTGCCCATTCTACATATTCGAAATCAAATTCATCCTCTTCCAAAAAGATGAAGCATGTGGCTGTTTCGAAGATCGTTAAGCCTCGGAAAGGGGTATACAGAGATGCAGGTGGCAGAACCAGGCTACAGGTTGCATGTGACAAAGGCAAATATGACCTCGCGAGAAAACTAATCGAGGAAGGATATGACGTTAATGACCAAGACAATGCTGGTAACTCACCTCTGCACGAGGCTGCCCTAAATGGGCACTTAGAAGTTGTGAAATTGCTGATACGCCATGGAGCAAATGTTAATATACAGTCTTATGAAATGTTTAAGGATACACCGCTTATTGATGCCTCCGCGAATGGCCACCTAGATGTCGTGAGAGAGCTGTTGCAAAATGGTGCCGATCCCACCATTGTTAACGCTAAGGGTCTAACGGCAATAGAATCGATCGAGGACGATTCCGATTTggacgaagaagaagttcaGATTGTGCGAGAGATCAAAGCGTTGCTGAGAAAATCTGCACGTAAGCACAAGAAAGAAGACGGGGACGTGAAGTCATTGCCGCAGCGCTCCAAAGCAAAGGAGGGTCATTCGGAGGAAGATGAGTCCGTGCAGGGGTCCGCAGCGTTCGATAAAGACTTTTACTGGACAGACATAACCTCCAAGCTCGGGAAGGAGAAGCTGTTCAGAGCGTCCAAAGAGGGGAGACTCGCCTACGTTGGCGCATACTTAGAGAATGGTGGCCATGCAGATTTCAGGTCTTTTATGGAAAGCGTCAAATTTGGACACGAAGATATCGCAAGCCTCTTTCTTGCCTTTGGTGCGCAGGTTAACGCAGTTGGGAGGGATGGGCAAACAGCTTTGATGGCTGCTGTTGGCCGTGGTCATTTAAACACAGTAAAACTTTTGTTAGAGGCAGGCGCAGATCCAACGAAAAGGGATAAGGACGGACATTCCGTATTATATTATGCAAGACATAGTCCGTTGGGATTGGTTGACGACAAGGAACTAACCAAGCTAAGAGATGCGATATTGGAAAACAATGGTGTTTTGTCGGAGGAAGATAAATTATGCTTAGACAAGGACCATGGCAAAACAACTCCTTTGAACGTAAAATTAGAGGAACAGGAAGCCTTAACCCAGATAAAATCATCAAGCAATGTCAAGGAAAAGCTACCAGAGAAACCCGAATCTCCATTGCATAGCACGAAGGCAAACCCCACAAAAGAAAGAATAGGTTCTAGTCCAACTTACCATCTCTCACCAAAATCAGAGAAGACCAGGGAACAAACTCCGATGAGAGCGCACATCTCGGAGCACGAGGTAGTGACAGATGACGAAAAAGGAGACTATTCGTCTGTAAAAGTAAAGAAGCGGAGAATCGGCTCTCCAtctgcagccgccgccTCAGATGACCGGAGCTACAGACCGGCGACTTCTGAAAAGGCCCGTACGGCTTCCCCACATAAGCTTAAACGCAGCGTTTCCGCTGTCAGCATTTCTTCTGATACTGCGGAATCCGGGACTAAGCGCTCGAAGTTGGAGGGCCTCTCGAGCACACATTCTCAACAGCAAGAGACTCCTGAAGAGCGCGATGCCCGTCTGAAGCGCGAAGAGCAGTACAAGCTGAAGCGGCTTGAGAGTAAACGCAAGAAGGAACAGGAGTTTCTCCAGAAACTTGCAGATGACGAACGCAAGCGTGAGGAGGAAAAGGAGCGGGCCGAGCAGGagcggcgccgccagcaAGAGGAAGAGCGTCTCCGGAAGACACAACAAGAACAACTTTTGCGTGATCAGCAAGAAATTGAAAAGCGCATCGCAATCCGCGACCAATACCCGCTGGGCCTCAAGCTCGTTGATTTCCAAAACCACACGGATTACAACCGCTACCTACCTGTGCCCTATATTGTCCGGGAGGGTGCTCGCTACCTCCTTGATCTGCATGCTGCTGTCCTGTGCAAGAACCCCGAGATCTCGCGCGGCGCCACACGCGCGGTTCCCGTTGCCCCGGAAAACCTCCCACAGCTCTGGAATATTTACAAGTTCTTGTTCCTCTACGGGGGCTACGGCCCAGGCCACTATCTGGTAGATTTCTCGCATCTCAGCCTTGAAGAGCAACTGCAGCTCGAACACCAAGAATACCTGCGCTTTGTGCGCATTCCGCTGCACTGGCTTCCATATGACGACATCCCCTGGCCCTCATCAGAACTGCGCACCGCCGTGGACGCAAGTATGCGGGAACTCCAATTGCTAGCCCCGCCGCACGTTGCGCCGGCTCCCCTAGACCTATCCCGCACCCCTCAATCTGTTCCGTCCGCTCCAACCCCGGCCAAGTTCAGGCACAGACCCGCCATTGCCGTCTGGCTCTCAGGCGTCACGTCACTATGGTAG
- a CDS encoding uncharacterized protein (Syntenic homolog of Saccharomyces cerevisiae YNL050C; 1-intron): MIFFTSKSVSREEVFANCSDVSDGEASPVLPSIELEFFDAGPQEVHAADDNQAKEDEFDFPLFSFGMASKVPDDPQNEDASNDNDEPRGRDSTTKLMKVTLRSPSPEVINNQRPRTYYFAEYSAQELMRFQSAAIQYDQIITEASKDAACSRSLHRRRIFDLKYHNDKIEAEIQRALKNKKRRPGKKQRLARKQGTIRNAEREAQAKEIKKMIKKKFHKRGGKKNKKKDSVAADVKPKFRTE, encoded by the exons ATGATTTTCTTCACTTCGAAGAG TGTTTCTAGAGAAGAGGTTTTCGCAAATTGCAGTGACGTATCTGATGGCGAAGCATCCCCTGTGTTGCCGTCCATAGAACTTGAATTCTTTGATGCAGGACCCCAGGAGGTCCATGCAGCTGATGATAACCAGGCTAAAGAGGATGAATTCGACTTTCCGCTATTCTCTTTTGGTATGGCCTCTAAAGTGCCAGATGATCCTCAGAATGAAGATGCTTCTAACGATAATGATGAACCTAGAGGAAGAGACAGCACTACTAAGCTAATGAAAGTAACGCTTCGATCACCATCACCGGAAGTGATCAACAACCAACGTCCCAGAACTTACTATTTTGCAGAGTATTCGGCCCAAGAGCTGATGAGGTTCCAGTCGGCGGCAATACAATACGACCAGATCATCACAGAAGCAAGCAAGGATGCTGCGTGTTCTCGCTCTTTGCATAGGAGAAGGATTTTTGACCTTAAGTATCATAATGACAAAATAGAGGCCGAGATACAGAGGGCTCTGAAGAACAAGAAAAGGCGTCCTGGAAAGAAGCAGCGCCTTGCAAGGAAACAGGGAACCATACGGAATGCAGAGAGGGAAGCACAGGCAAAGGAGATTAAAAAGATGATAAAAAAGAAGTTCCACAAGCGAGGAGGGAAAAAGAACAAGAAGAAAGATAGCGTGGCAGCGGATGTTAAACCTAAGTTCAGAACGGAGTGA
- the HPM1 gene encoding protein-histidine N-methyltransferase (Syntenic homolog of Saccharomyces cerevisiae YIL110W (HPM1)) produces the protein MSFSFGFANAELSDDELLPNSFEVGNEGAQESSNKIGNPLDAEWLKSTDIPQPTLVHLDKLLESLTNVRVSFEEVHTPQRAIKLFRRELFDVKHQLMSEVDAESDSPDHKAELDILMGETNEDVRKNVYEGGLKSWECSLDLVDFLGLQDPKSSPCIAELGCGTALPSQYLFLQYLQQESHLGLTLLLSDYNESVLRLATLPNLIITWAKQVLSQEQWAALQLSRDENIAIMQDELLLTQELLSAFRSDLEQKKIELYFISGTWSRGFLNLLKEIRWSPSSELLLLTSETIYQPETLPVIAELILDLISEARRGGYSARAYAAAKDIYFGVGGSVAEFEQYVTSKTLERSLPLQLTTHKVNAGLKRSIIAIE, from the coding sequence ATGTCATTCTCATTTGGTTTCGCTAACGCTGAGCTAAGTGACGATGAGTTGCTACCGAATTCCTTCGAAGTCGGCAACGAGGGTGCCCAGGAGAGTTCCAATAAAATAGGAAACCCTCTTGATGCAGAGTGGTTAAAATCAACGGACATACCGCAACCAACACTTGTCCACCTGGACAAGCTCTTGGAAAGTCTGACCAATGTGAGAGTCTCCTTTGAGGAGGTCCACACTCCGCAACGAGCTATCAAGTTATTCCGCAGAGAACTATTTGATGTAAAGCACCAACTCATGTCGGAGGTCGACGCCGAATCGGACTCGCCAGACCATAAGGCAGAACTGGACATCCTCATGGGGGAAACAAACGAAGATGTCAGAAAGAATGTCTATGAGGGCGGCCTAAAGTCATGGGAGTGTTCATTGGACCTCGTGGACTTCCTTGGCTTGCAAGACCCAAAAAGTTCACCGTGCATTGCCGAACTCGGCTGTGGCACTGCGCTTCCGTCGCAGTACCTATTCTTGCAGTACCTGCAGCAGGAATCTCACTTGGGGCTGACCTTGCTTCTGAGTGACTACAATGAGTCTGTCCTGAGACTAGCCACGTTACCGAACCTGATCATCACCTGGGCAAAGCAGGTACTGTCACAAGAACAGTGGGCTGCGCTGCAGCTGAGCAGGGATGAGAACATTGCTATCATGCAAGATGAACTACTTCTGACACAAGAGCTGCTATCAGCATTCCGGAGTGATCTTGAACAGAAGAAGATAGAGCTGTATTTTATCTCCGGAACTTGGAGCAGGGGATTTTTGAATCTGCTGAAAGAGATAAGATGGTCTCCATCCTCCGAGCTGCTTCTCCTAACATCCGAAACGATCTATCAGCCCGAGACCTTGCCTGTAATTGCGGAGCTGATACTGGATCTCATCTCCGAAGCACGTAGAGGCGGTTACTCTGCCAGGGCTTATGCTGCAGCAAAAGATATCTACTTTGGTGTTGGAGGAAGTGTTGCTGAATTCGAGCAATATGTTACCAGCAAAACCCTTGAGCGGTCCCTACCTTTGCAGTTAACCACGCATAAGGTCAACGCTGGCCTCAAGAGATCTATAATAGCGATTGAATAA